From one Mycosarcoma maydis chromosome 17, whole genome shotgun sequence genomic stretch:
- a CDS encoding mRNA guanylyltransferase (related to mRNA guanylyltransferase) → MAPPGHAASVPNVPGRKVEDPQQLSYLRNHVRDLCGLKHARFPGAQPVSFEKASIDLLQSEDYWVCEKSDGQRVLILIVTPSSTGIQEVFLIDRKNEYYKVEGIVFPHHLPKDNSMRNHTLMDGELVIDTDASGKKKLVLLLFDLIVLDRELLANRPLSKRYGRLKIYVYPPYVDYLKRNPAAAALRPFDVQVKNMDLAYGIDKVLYETVPNLLHGNDGLIFTCLNSGYMMGTDPKILKWKPPNENTIDFKLILRFPPDLDRDPRGNLPNLSVMPFFELHHYLGNSESEDYEFFDELWVEPEEWRQMVESGEQFDDRIVECVWMVDPKPATEPYLSQGLSLPPRWRMMRIRNDKHHGNHCSIVQKILKSIHDGVDADELVRAAPAIRAAWKTPEREKRRQEAGQAPAPVSASSQSQATALKTNGTQPYDPSLPFGGMAYQGIRGKAPPLVSGGPTGLIRR, encoded by the coding sequence ATGGCTCCGCCTGGCCATGCTGCTAGCGTTCCGAACGTCCCAGGTCGCAAGGTCGAAGATCCACAGCAACTCAGCTACCTGCGAAACCATGTTCGCGATCTCTGCGGTCTCAAGCATGCTCGTTTCCCCGGTGCACAACCCGTCTCGTTCGAAAAAGCTTCGATAGACCTTCTCCAGTCAGAAGACTACTGGGTCTGCGAGAAGTCCGACGGGCAGCGCGTTCTCATCCTCATTGTCACGCCTTCGTCTACGGGCATACAAGAGGTCTTTCTCATCGATCGGAAGAACGAATACTACAAGGTCGAAGGTATCGTCTTTCCGCATCACCTGCCCAAAGACAACAGCATGCGCAATCACACGCTTATGGATGGAGAGCTCGTCATTGATACGGATGCAagcggcaagaagaagctcgttCTGCTCTTATTTGACCTCATTGTGCTGGACCGTGAGCTGCTCGCGAACCGCCCATTGAGCAAACGTTACGGACGTCTCAAAATCTATGTCTACCCACCGTACGTTGACTACCTCAAACGCAAccctgcagctgccgctCTACGCCCCTTTGATGTGCAGGTCAAAAACATGGATTTAGCATACGGCATTGACAAGGTGCTGTACGAGACAGTGCCCAATCTACTGCATGGCAACGACGGTCTCATCTTTACCTGCCTCAACAGCGGATACATGATGGGGACCGATCCCAAGATTCTCAAGTGGAAGCCGCCAAACGAGAACACGATTGACTTCAAGCTGATTCTGCGCTTCCCGCCAGATCTGGACCGTGACCCTCGCGGCAACCTGCCAAATCTGTCGGTGATGCCcttcttcgagctgcatcaCTATCTCGGAAATTCCGAAAGCGAAGACTACGAATTCTTCGACGAGCTGTGGGTCGAGCCAGAAGAATGGAGACAGATGGTCGAATCCGGCGAGCAATTTGACGACCGAATCGTCGAATGCGTGTGGATGGTCGACCCAAAACCAGCGACCGAGCCATATCTTTCGCAAGGACTGTCCCTACCACCAAGATGGAGGATGATGCGCATCCGTAATGACAAGCATCACGGCAACCATTGCTCTATCGTTCAAAAGATTCTCAAGTCTATCCACGATGGTGTtgatgccgacgagcttgttAGAGCGGCACCTGCGATTCGTGCAGCTTGGAAAACACCGGAGAGAGAGAAACGGCGACAAGAAGCAGGACAAGCACCTGCGCCTGTATCCGCTTCGAGTCAATCACAAGCTACAGCACTCAAGACGAATGGTACTCAACCGTACGATCCATCCTTGCCGTTTGGTGGCATGGCATATCAAGGTATCAGGGGAAAGGCACCTCCGCTCGTTTCGGGCGGCCCAACTGGTCTGATCCGCAGATAA
- a CDS encoding uncharacterized protein (related to UV-induced protein uvi15), with product MSAKDYYGGQGGGYPQQQQQQGYGQGYGGQPQQGYYPPPPQQAYGGQPQQGYYPQPQPQPVYVQQPQKKGGGGGGTACCACCAGMLACCCLEDLCLDCMF from the exons ATGTCGGCCAAGGACTACTACGGAGGTCAGGGTGGTG GCTACcctcaacaacaacaacaacaggGTTACGGCCAAGGCTACGGTGGTCAGCCCCAACAGGGTTACTACCCTCCCCCTCCTCAGCAGGCTTACGGTGGCCAGCCCCAGCAAGGCTACTACCCTCAGCCCCAGCCTCAGCCCGTATACGTTCAGCAGCCACAGAAGAAGGGtggcggaggaggcggaACAGCCTGCTGCGCGTGCTGTGCCGGTATGCTCGCCTGTTGCTGTCTTGAGGATCTCTGTCTCG ACTGCATGTTCTGA
- a CDS encoding putative proteasome core particle subunit beta 5: MDPATFLSQYTDVDSSNPAAKIKLAHGTTTLAFRFRGGIIVCVDSRATAGSYIASGTVKKVIEINPYLLGTMAGGAADCQYWETYLGIQCRLHELRNKERISVAAASKYLSNLVYSYKGMGLSMGTMICGWDKTGPALFYVDSDGNRLKGDVFSVGSGSTFAYGVLDQGYKWDLSDEEAQELGRRSIYAAAHRDAYSGNTVNLYHVRENGWEFIANYDVSKLHYEGPGDNVPGAPGGGYGWEVRTQGLSSKLEAQPGHSVSGQGGRFADEQPLAAQVRPEQA, from the exons ATGGACCCAGCCACGTTCTTGTCTCAGTACACCGATGTTGACTCTTCCAATCCAgccgccaagatcaagctcgCCCATGGCACGACGACGCTTGCTTTCCGCTTCCGTGGCGGTATCATCGTCTGCGTTGACTCAAGAGCCACAGCAGGATCCTACATTGCCTCTGGTACCGTAAAGAAGGTCATTGAGATCAATCCTTATCTTCTCGGAACCATGGCTGGTGGTGCAGCCGACTGCCAGTACTGGGAGACGTATCTCGGTATTCAGTGCCGTCTGCATGAGCTGCGCAACAAGGAACGTATTTCAGTTGCCGCAGCTAGCAAGTATCTGAGTAATCTCGTCTACAGCTACAAGGGCATGGGTCTCTCGATGGGTACCATGATCTGTGGATGGGATAAGACCGGTCCCGCTCTCTTTTACGTCGATTCGGATGGTAATCGTCTCAAGGGTGACGTGTTCAGTGTCGGTTCCGGTTCCACATTCGCCTATGGTGTTCTTGATCAGGGCTACAAATGGGATCTTTCGGATGAAGAGGCGCAGGAGCTTGGACGCCGCTCCATCTACGCCGCCGCTCACCGAGACGCTTACTCGGGTAAC ACCGTTAATCTTTACCACGTCCGCGAAAATGGATGGGAGTTCATCGCCAACTACGACGTTTCCAAGC TGCATTACGAAGGACCTGGTGACAATGTACCTGGAGCGCCAGGCGGAGGCTATGGCTGGGAGGTGCGAACGCAGGGTCTGTcatccaagctcgaagcacaGCCAGGGCACAGCGTCAGCGGTCAGGGTGGACGTTTCGCTGACGAACAGCCTCTCGCTGCCCAAGTGCGACCCGAGCAAGCATAG